In Ostrinia nubilalis chromosome 12, ilOstNubi1.1, whole genome shotgun sequence, one DNA window encodes the following:
- the LOC135076777 gene encoding uncharacterized protein LOC135076777, whose amino-acid sequence MIYTGVKELLSEQFLIDCSPFKNGCGDASLLKSYSHIVTQLGGILRDNDYYPYENGQNNCRWSRPEHNFVNVLPVPVIGFRRVNSDEDLMAEWLYRYGPVTAGINSASMARYKGGIDEPQEEYCDPETPNHSVLIVGYNEYVPQNPKEPRVKYWIIKNSWGKEFGDKGYYYLVRGRNACGIANDVSLPFVQ is encoded by the exons ATGATCTACACTGGTGTAAAGGAACTCTTATCTGAACAGTTCCTTATCGACTGCAGCCCCTTCAAAAATGGTTGCGGAGACGCTTCTCTGTTGAAATCATATTC GCATATAGTAACCCAATTGGGCGGGATACTCCGCGACAATGACTACTATCCATACGAGAACGGCCAAAACAACTGCAGATGGTCAAGACCTGAGCATAACTTTGTAAATGTTCTACCAGTTCCGGTGATTGGCTTCCGAAGGGTGAACTCTGATGAAGACTTGATGGCAGAGTGGCTGTATAGATATGGACCGGTAACTGCAG GGATAAACTCCGCATCTATGGCTAGATACAAGGGAGGTATCGATGAACCACAAGAGGAATACTGTGACCCAGAGACACCGAATCATTCTGTCTTGATCGTGGGATACAACGAATATG tGCCACAAAACCCAAAGGAGCCCCGAGTCAAGTACTGGATAATAAAGAACTCGTGGGGCAAAGAGTTCGGGGACAAAGGCTATTACTACCTGGTGCGCGGGCGCAACGCGTGCGGCATCGCCAACGATGTGTCTTTGCcttttgtgcaataa